Proteins from a genomic interval of Streptomyces sp. NBC_00820:
- a CDS encoding DedA family protein: MTLALGPSWLDPNYLLGTYGIWGLLLVVFAESGLLIGFFLPGDSLLFTCGLLITSGQLDFPLWGAVALICLAAVLGDQAGYMFGKKVGPSLFNRPDSRLFKQENVTKAHEFFEKYGPKSLILARFVPVVRTFTPIIAGVSGMKYRSFLIFNVIGGCLWGAGVTLLGSWLGNIAFVNKNIEAILILIVLVSVVPIAIEFLRARGKEKKAAQQRQEADPQPPQQPLHRQAPSMDDATTRLRRVEPEHQQYEQPYQQQPQSYQQPQQPQTQSYQQQSYQPQQYAQPQQPFQQQPQQDQQHWNQGQGYDDQYYGGQQQSQQQHPQHPQQQHAQQQYEQNQYDQQQYDQNQNQYPYDYRAN; encoded by the coding sequence ATGACACTCGCCCTCGGACCGAGCTGGCTGGATCCCAACTATCTACTCGGAACATACGGGATATGGGGTCTGCTGCTCGTCGTCTTCGCCGAGTCCGGCCTGCTCATCGGCTTCTTCCTGCCGGGTGACTCGCTGCTGTTCACGTGCGGTCTGCTGATCACCTCGGGCCAGCTCGACTTCCCCCTGTGGGGCGCGGTCGCGCTGATCTGCCTGGCCGCCGTCCTCGGCGACCAGGCGGGCTACATGTTCGGCAAGAAGGTCGGGCCGTCCCTCTTCAACCGCCCGGACTCGCGCCTGTTCAAGCAGGAGAACGTCACCAAGGCGCACGAGTTCTTCGAGAAGTACGGCCCCAAGTCCCTGATCCTGGCCCGCTTCGTGCCCGTCGTGCGCACGTTCACGCCGATCATCGCGGGCGTCAGCGGCATGAAGTACCGCTCGTTCCTGATCTTCAACGTGATCGGCGGCTGCCTGTGGGGCGCCGGCGTCACCCTGCTCGGGTCCTGGCTCGGCAACATCGCCTTCGTCAACAAGAACATCGAGGCGATCCTGATCCTGATCGTCCTCGTGTCGGTGGTCCCGATCGCGATCGAGTTCCTCAGGGCCCGCGGCAAGGAGAAGAAGGCCGCCCAGCAGCGGCAGGAGGCGGACCCGCAGCCGCCTCAGCAGCCCCTCCACCGGCAGGCCCCGTCCATGGACGACGCCACGACCCGCCTGCGCCGCGTCGAGCCGGAGCACCAGCAGTACGAGCAGCCGTACCAGCAGCAGCCGCAGTCGTACCAGCAGCCGCAGCAGCCGCAGACGCAGTCGTACCAGCAGCAGTCGTACCAGCCGCAGCAGTACGCGCAGCCGCAGCAGCCGTTCCAGCAGCAGCCGCAGCAGGACCAGCAGCACTGGAACCAGGGCCAGGGCTACGACGACCAGTACTACGGCGGGCAGCAGCAATCCCAGCAGCAGCACCCGCAGCACCCGCAGCAGCAGCACGCGCAGCAGCAGTACGAGCAGAACCAGTACGACCAGCAGCAGTACGACCAGAACCAGAACCAGTACCCCTACGACTACCGCGC